A region of Rhodospirillales bacterium DNA encodes the following proteins:
- a CDS encoding aspartate carbamoyltransferase catalytic subunit: protein MAIHPPIPGMPRDLLGIAGLSAETISALLDLSETYIDTSRSLMKKRDLLNGRTVINLFFENSTRTRTSFEVAAKRLGADVVNMEVAASSVKKGETLLDTAMTLNAMLPDALVVRHQDSGAVNLLAQKVNCAVVSGGDGQHEHPTQALLDALTIRRRKGRLAGLTVAICGDILHSRVARSNIHLLNVMGAHVRVVGPITLMPTEIEKLGVEVHHNMRAGLKDVDIVMMLRLQTERMNGAFVPSVSEYFRFFGLDTEKLKAAKPDALIMHPGPMNRGVEIDSAVADDLQRSVIHEQVEMGVAVRMACLDALIGERRNAPDKAER, encoded by the coding sequence ATGGCAATTCACCCCCCGATTCCCGGGATGCCGAGGGACCTCCTCGGAATCGCCGGACTGTCGGCCGAGACGATCTCGGCCCTTCTCGATCTTTCCGAGACCTACATCGACACCAGCCGGTCGCTCATGAAGAAGCGCGACCTGCTGAACGGCCGCACCGTGATCAACCTGTTCTTCGAGAACAGCACGCGCACGCGCACCTCGTTCGAGGTCGCGGCCAAGCGCCTCGGCGCCGACGTCGTGAACATGGAGGTCGCGGCCTCCTCGGTGAAGAAGGGCGAGACCCTGCTCGACACCGCGATGACGCTCAACGCCATGCTGCCCGACGCGCTGGTCGTGCGGCACCAGGATTCCGGCGCCGTCAACCTGCTGGCGCAGAAGGTCAACTGCGCCGTGGTGAGCGGCGGCGACGGCCAGCACGAGCATCCCACGCAGGCGCTGCTCGACGCGCTCACGATCCGCCGCCGCAAGGGCCGGCTGGCCGGCCTGACGGTGGCGATCTGCGGCGACATCCTGCACAGCCGCGTGGCGCGCTCGAACATCCACCTGCTCAACGTGATGGGCGCGCACGTCCGCGTGGTCGGGCCGATCACGCTGATGCCGACGGAGATCGAGAAGCTCGGCGTCGAGGTCCACCACAACATGCGCGCCGGGCTGAAGGACGTCGACATCGTCATGATGCTGCGGCTGCAGACCGAGCGCATGAACGGCGCCTTCGTGCCGTCGGTCAGCGAGTATTTCCGCTTCTTCGGGCTCGACACCGAGAAGCTCAAGGCGGCCAAGCCGGACGCGCTCATCATGCATCCCGGCCCGATGAACCGCGGCGTCGAGATCGACTCGGCGGTGGCCGACGACCTGCAGCGCAGCGTCATCCACGAGCAGGTCGAGATGGGCGTCGCGGTGCGCATGGCCTGCCTCGACGCCCTGATCGGCGAACGCCGCAACGCGCCGGACAAGGCGGAGCGCTGA
- a CDS encoding CDP-alcohol phosphatidyltransferase family protein — MVILPNLLSLARLGCVPVVIWCVLEGAYGLAFWVFLGAGISDALDGLIAKRFDAATEFGAYLDALADKALLVGTYVALALRGEVPLWLTIMVVFRDLLIVGGALTVNALTPLLRVEPMMLSKVNTALQIGLVAVVIGKRAFELPVPAVVEAGVWLVAATTVLSGVAYVVTWMRRVAAWERDRGDGD, encoded by the coding sequence TGCGTGCCGGTCGTGATCTGGTGCGTGCTCGAGGGCGCCTACGGGCTGGCCTTCTGGGTGTTCCTCGGCGCCGGCATCTCCGACGCGCTCGACGGGCTGATCGCCAAGCGCTTCGACGCGGCGACCGAGTTCGGCGCCTATCTCGACGCGCTGGCCGACAAGGCCCTGCTGGTCGGGACCTACGTGGCGCTGGCGCTGCGCGGCGAGGTGCCGCTGTGGCTGACGATCATGGTCGTGTTCCGCGACCTGCTGATCGTCGGCGGCGCGCTCACCGTCAACGCCCTGACCCCGTTGCTGCGGGTCGAGCCGATGATGCTGAGCAAGGTCAACACCGCGCTGCAGATCGGTCTGGTGGCCGTGGTGATCGGCAAGCGCGCCTTCGAGCTGCCGGTTCCGGCCGTGGTCGAGGCCGGGGTCTGGCTGGTCGCGGCGACGACGGTCCTGTCGGGTGTCGCCTATGTGGTAACCTGGATGCGCCGCGTCGCCGCCTGGGAGCGCGACCGCGGGGACGGGGATTGA
- a CDS encoding response regulator transcription factor: MRLLLVEDEAELARLVRANLAREGFAVDIVRTLDEARAALSAARYDVILLDLTLPDGDGLDLLAELRRSGDSTPVIAVTARDAIDQRIHGLNLGADDYLGKPYAQAELVARIRALLRRPNGALGLRLTLGNLEFDASSSAVHVGEEALPLPRRELALLELLIRRSGQVVTRPLIENGLYGFDDDVDANAMEASVSRLRKRLLAAGASVTIHTVRGVGYMLTADKPPAAGA; the protein is encoded by the coding sequence ATGCGTCTTTTGCTGGTCGAGGACGAAGCCGAGCTGGCGCGGCTGGTGCGCGCCAACCTCGCCCGCGAGGGCTTCGCGGTCGACATCGTGCGCACTCTCGACGAGGCGCGCGCCGCGCTCTCCGCCGCCCGCTACGACGTGATCCTGCTCGATCTGACGCTGCCCGACGGCGACGGCCTCGATCTGCTCGCCGAGTTGCGGCGGAGCGGCGACTCGACGCCGGTGATCGCCGTCACGGCGCGCGACGCCATCGACCAGCGCATCCACGGCCTCAACCTCGGCGCCGACGACTACCTCGGCAAGCCCTACGCCCAGGCCGAGCTGGTGGCGCGCATCCGCGCGCTGCTGCGCCGGCCGAACGGCGCGCTGGGCCTGCGCCTGACGCTCGGCAACCTCGAGTTCGACGCCTCCAGCAGCGCGGTGCACGTGGGCGAGGAGGCGCTGCCGCTGCCGCGTCGCGAGCTGGCCCTGCTCGAGCTGCTGATCCGGCGTTCCGGCCAGGTCGTGACCCGGCCGCTGATCGAGAACGGCCTCTACGGCTTCGACGACGACGTCGACGCCAACGCCATGGAGGCCAGCGTCTCGCGGCTGCGCAAGCGGCTGCTCGCGGCGGGGGCGTCGGTGACCATCCACACCGTGCGCGGCGTCGGATACATGCTGACGGCGGACAAGCCGCCGGCCGCCGGCGCCTGA
- a CDS encoding TIGR03862 family flavoprotein has product MAARRVAVVGGGPAGLIAAEALAGAGAAVTVFDAMPSVGRKFLMAGRGGLNLTHGEPVEAFLGRYDAARDRLAPAIAAFPPAALIRWCEGLDQPTFVGSSGRVFPRALKASPLLRAWLARLAARGVTIHTRRRWTGWGADGALTFGGPGGAVESVTADATLLALGGASWPRLGADGAWTGLLAARGVDVADLAPANCGFDIGWSSVFRERFAGAPLKRIALSFAGRAVRGEAVVTTHGLEGGAVYALSGPLRDAIAAHGHATLRIDLRPDVDVGALESALAGGRARRSLSTHLQKAAGLAPAQIGLLREAAAGARIETLAPAALAALVKDLPLRLDAPRPIARAISSAGGVRWDAIDEAFMLKALPGVFVAGEMLDWEAPTGGYLLQACFATGLAAARGVAARLGLPAPAAPG; this is encoded by the coding sequence ATGGCCGCCCGTCGCGTCGCCGTCGTCGGCGGCGGACCCGCCGGGTTGATCGCCGCCGAGGCGCTAGCGGGCGCGGGCGCCGCCGTGACCGTGTTCGACGCCATGCCGTCGGTCGGGCGCAAATTCCTGATGGCGGGGCGCGGCGGGCTGAACCTGACCCACGGCGAGCCGGTCGAGGCGTTCCTCGGCCGCTACGACGCGGCGCGCGACCGGCTGGCGCCGGCCATCGCGGCGTTTCCGCCGGCGGCGCTGATCCGCTGGTGCGAGGGCCTGGACCAGCCGACCTTCGTGGGCTCCAGCGGTCGCGTGTTTCCGCGCGCGCTCAAGGCCTCGCCGTTGCTGCGGGCGTGGCTGGCGCGGCTGGCCGCGCGCGGCGTCACGATCCACACGCGGCGGCGCTGGACCGGCTGGGGCGCCGACGGCGCGCTGACCTTCGGCGGGCCCGGCGGGGCGGTCGAGAGCGTCACCGCCGATGCGACGCTGCTGGCGCTGGGCGGCGCGTCGTGGCCGCGGCTCGGCGCCGATGGCGCGTGGACCGGCCTTCTGGCCGCCCGTGGCGTCGACGTGGCGGATCTGGCGCCGGCCAATTGCGGCTTCGACATCGGGTGGTCGAGCGTGTTCCGGGAGCGCTTCGCGGGCGCGCCGCTCAAGCGCATTGCGCTGTCGTTCGCCGGACGCGCCGTGCGCGGCGAGGCGGTCGTCACGACGCACGGGCTGGAAGGCGGCGCCGTCTACGCGCTCTCCGGCCCGCTGCGCGACGCGATCGCGGCGCACGGCCACGCCACGCTGCGCATCGACCTGCGGCCCGACGTCGATGTCGGCGCGCTGGAATCGGCGCTTGCCGGCGGCCGCGCGCGCCGCTCGCTGTCCACGCACCTCCAGAAGGCGGCCGGGCTGGCGCCGGCGCAGATCGGCCTGCTGCGCGAGGCGGCGGCCGGCGCGCGGATCGAGACGCTGGCGCCGGCCGCGCTGGCGGCGCTGGTCAAGGACCTGCCGCTGCGCCTCGACGCGCCCCGGCCGATCGCGCGCGCGATCTCCTCGGCGGGCGGCGTGCGTTGGGACGCGATCGACGAGGCGTTCATGTTGAAGGCGCTGCCCGGCGTGTTCGTGGCCGGCGAGATGCTCGACTGGGAGGCGCCGACCGGCGGCTACCTGCTGCAGGCCTGCTTCGCGACCGGGCTGGCGGCCGCCCGCGGCGTCGCGGCCCGGCTGGGGCTGCCCGCGCCCGCCGCGCCGGGCTGA
- a CDS encoding isoprenylcysteine carboxylmethyltransferase family protein, with protein MTDGTTTSGVIVRPPYLFLGAMALGLVADRWIVPLDIFGAVSWAARQWMAAALVFCGVAAVVDCARRFRRAGTSVPTSSPTSAIVSSGLYRYSRNPIYVGLTMIHLGVAVSDNNAWLLILLAPTLLILRYGVVAREEAYLERRFGDGYRGYRARVRRWI; from the coding sequence TTGACGGACGGGACGACGACGAGCGGCGTGATCGTGCGGCCGCCATACTTGTTCCTGGGCGCGATGGCGCTGGGGCTGGTGGCCGACCGCTGGATCGTGCCGCTCGACATCTTCGGCGCCGTGTCGTGGGCGGCGCGGCAGTGGATGGCCGCGGCGCTGGTTTTCTGTGGCGTGGCGGCGGTGGTCGATTGCGCGCGCCGGTTCCGCCGCGCCGGCACGTCGGTGCCGACGTCAAGCCCGACCTCGGCGATCGTCTCCAGCGGCCTGTACCGCTATTCGCGCAATCCCATCTATGTCGGGCTGACGATGATCCATCTCGGCGTGGCGGTCTCGGACAACAACGCCTGGCTTTTGATTCTGCTGGCGCCGACCCTGCTGATCCTGCGCTACGGCGTCGTGGCCCGCGAGGAGGCCTATCTCGAACGGCGCTTCGGCGACGGCTACCGCGGCTACCGCGCCCGCGTCCGGCGCTGGATCTGA
- a CDS encoding DNA replication protein, whose product MSGQIPLDLPAATALGRADFLPAEANAEALAWIDRWPDWPVPVSAVVGPEGSGKTHLLAIWAARAGAMILDGRWLAATELSAVLDRLGGATRVALDDADAIAGAAVGERALFHLYNWIRERGGALLMAGRTPPARWRVALPDLSSRLRTAHVATLGAPDDALLEAVLFKLFHDRQVAVGMDVVQYLARRMERSLSAAGAVVDALDRRALAAKRPISVRLARELAAESGWTRGDDRD is encoded by the coding sequence ATGTCCGGCCAGATTCCGCTCGACCTTCCCGCCGCCACGGCGCTGGGGCGGGCCGATTTCCTACCCGCCGAGGCCAACGCCGAGGCGCTGGCCTGGATCGACCGCTGGCCGGACTGGCCGGTGCCGGTGTCGGCCGTGGTCGGACCGGAGGGCAGCGGCAAGACCCATCTGCTGGCGATCTGGGCGGCCCGGGCCGGCGCCATGATCCTCGATGGACGCTGGCTCGCCGCCACCGAGCTGTCGGCCGTGCTCGACCGGCTCGGCGGCGCGACCCGGGTGGCGCTGGACGACGCCGACGCCATCGCCGGCGCCGCCGTCGGGGAGCGCGCGCTGTTCCATCTCTACAACTGGATCCGCGAGCGCGGCGGGGCGCTGCTGATGGCCGGCCGCACGCCGCCGGCCCGCTGGCGCGTGGCGCTGCCCGACCTGTCGTCGCGGCTGCGCACCGCCCACGTGGCGACGCTCGGCGCGCCCGACGACGCGCTGCTCGAGGCCGTGCTGTTCAAGCTGTTCCACGACCGGCAGGTGGCGGTGGGCATGGATGTGGTCCAGTATCTGGCGCGACGCATGGAGCGCTCGCTGTCGGCGGCGGGGGCGGTGGTCGACGCGCTGGACCGGCGCGCGCTCGCCGCCAAACGGCCGATCAGCGTGCGGCTCGCGCGCGAACTGGCGGCGGAGTCCGGATGGACCCGCGGCGACGACCGGGACTAG
- a CDS encoding NADPH:quinone reductase, producing the protein MRAVWFERQGPASEVLRIGERPTPRAAAGEVRVRLHASGVNPADTNRRAGRGYVMEGPAVIPDSDGAGIVDEVGAGVDPAWLGKRVWLYNGQRGGRVDGTAAEWIALDAGLVAPLADGTSFAEGACLGIPCMTAHRCVHLRADLAGAAVLVTGGAGAVGHYAVQWAKRAGARVATTVSSPDKAAHAATASPDLVIDYRREDVAGRLRDFAGPGGVDHVVDVDFGGNLATSLAAIAVNGSIAYYATKGAPTPALPAADLMRRNVSIHAVLLNNAPLAARRRAQADIAAALADRGLRHAVSAVFPLARTADAHDAVEACTKRGTVVVDCRA; encoded by the coding sequence ATGCGCGCGGTCTGGTTCGAGCGGCAGGGGCCGGCGTCGGAGGTGCTGCGGATCGGCGAGCGGCCGACGCCGCGCGCGGCCGCCGGCGAGGTACGGGTGCGGCTGCACGCGTCCGGCGTCAATCCCGCCGACACCAACCGGCGCGCCGGCCGCGGCTACGTCATGGAAGGACCGGCGGTCATCCCCGACAGCGACGGCGCGGGGATCGTCGACGAGGTCGGCGCCGGCGTCGATCCGGCATGGCTCGGCAAGCGGGTGTGGCTCTACAACGGCCAGCGCGGCGGCCGCGTCGACGGCACCGCCGCCGAATGGATCGCGCTAGACGCCGGCTTGGTGGCGCCGCTCGCGGACGGCACGAGCTTCGCCGAGGGGGCCTGCCTCGGCATCCCCTGCATGACGGCGCATCGCTGCGTGCATCTGCGCGCCGATCTCGCCGGCGCGGCCGTCCTGGTCACCGGCGGCGCCGGCGCGGTCGGCCACTACGCCGTGCAATGGGCGAAGCGGGCCGGCGCTCGGGTGGCGACGACCGTGAGTTCGCCGGACAAGGCGGCGCACGCCGCCACCGCGTCGCCCGACCTGGTGATCGACTACCGCCGCGAGGACGTCGCGGGGCGTCTGCGCGACTTCGCCGGGCCCGGCGGCGTCGACCACGTCGTGGACGTCGATTTCGGTGGCAACCTCGCGACCAGCCTCGCGGCGATCGCGGTCAACGGATCGATCGCGTACTACGCCACGAAGGGCGCGCCCACGCCCGCGCTGCCGGCGGCCGATCTGATGCGCCGCAACGTCTCGATCCACGCCGTGCTGCTGAACAACGCGCCGCTCGCCGCCCGTCGACGGGCGCAGGCCGACATCGCCGCGGCGTTGGCCGATCGCGGTTTGCGCCACGCCGTCTCGGCGGTGTTCCCGCTGGCGCGGACGGCGGACGCGCACGACGCCGTCGAGGCCTGCACCAAGCGGGGCACCGTGGTGGTCGACTGCCGCGCGTGA
- a CDS encoding YicC family protein, producing the protein MTGYARAEGADGPVTWVWEARSVNGRALETRLRVPPGMERLEHPARAAVGDAVKRGNVSLSLSMLERRGRQPVRIDRELVRELLGIVSELRAHGEIDPPTADGLLRVRGVIEEETGVAPSEAEIAARDAAIMATLKTTMKALVEARASEGARLAAMLDGHLAQIAELRDRAEGRAAAQGDVVRTRFETQLADILGRVPALSAERLAQEIALQVGKADVREELDRLKAHLSAARELMAAAGPATPVGRKFDFLCQEFNREANTLCSKSADIELTRIGIDLKSAIEQLREQVQNVE; encoded by the coding sequence ATGACCGGCTACGCGCGCGCCGAGGGCGCCGACGGGCCGGTGACGTGGGTTTGGGAGGCGCGCAGCGTCAACGGACGGGCGCTGGAGACGCGTCTGCGCGTGCCGCCGGGCATGGAGCGGCTGGAGCATCCCGCGCGCGCCGCCGTCGGCGACGCGGTGAAGCGCGGCAACGTCTCGCTGTCGCTGTCGATGCTGGAGCGCCGCGGCCGCCAGCCCGTGCGCATCGACCGCGAGCTGGTGCGCGAGCTGCTGGGGATCGTGTCCGAGCTGCGGGCGCATGGCGAGATCGATCCGCCGACCGCCGACGGCCTGCTGCGGGTGCGCGGCGTGATCGAGGAGGAGACCGGCGTGGCGCCGAGCGAGGCGGAGATCGCCGCCCGCGACGCCGCCATCATGGCGACGCTCAAGACGACGATGAAGGCGCTGGTCGAGGCCCGCGCCTCGGAGGGCGCCCGCCTGGCCGCGATGCTCGACGGCCATCTGGCGCAGATCGCCGAGCTGCGCGACCGCGCCGAGGGCCGCGCCGCCGCCCAGGGCGACGTCGTGCGGACGCGCTTCGAGACCCAGCTCGCCGACATCCTCGGCCGCGTGCCGGCGCTGTCGGCCGAGCGTCTGGCGCAGGAGATCGCGCTGCAGGTCGGGAAGGCCGACGTGCGCGAGGAGCTCGACCGGCTCAAGGCGCACCTGTCGGCGGCGCGCGAGCTGATGGCCGCGGCCGGACCGGCGACGCCGGTCGGGCGCAAGTTCGACTTCCTGTGCCAGGAGTTCAACCGCGAGGCCAACACCCTGTGCTCGAAATCGGCCGACATCGAGCTGACGCGCATCGGCATCGATCTGAAGAGCGCGATCGAGCAGCTGCGCGAGCAGGTCCAGAACGTCGAATGA
- the gmk gene encoding guanylate kinase: MTDAPTIADVPVLRRGLMLVLSSPSGAGKTTLSRLLLEHDPEIELSISATTRPKRPAERDGVDYRFVDHAAFRAMIDRDELLEYAQVFENYYGTPRGPVEKTLSSGRDMLFDIDWQGTQQVAERARQDLVSVFILPPSTRELERRLVTRAQDPPEVVAKRMAKAADEMSHWPEYDYVIVNREITRSLEQLKGILATERLKRHRQIGLSDFVKALREGR; the protein is encoded by the coding sequence ATGACCGACGCCCCGACCATCGCCGACGTGCCGGTGCTGCGCCGCGGCCTGATGCTGGTGCTGTCCTCGCCGTCGGGCGCGGGCAAGACGACGCTGTCGCGGCTGCTGCTGGAGCACGACCCCGAGATCGAGCTGTCGATCTCCGCGACGACGCGGCCCAAGCGGCCGGCCGAGCGCGACGGCGTCGACTACCGCTTCGTCGACCACGCCGCGTTCCGCGCCATGATCGACCGCGACGAGCTGCTGGAATACGCGCAGGTGTTCGAGAACTACTACGGCACGCCGCGCGGACCTGTGGAGAAGACCCTGTCGTCGGGCCGCGACATGCTGTTCGACATCGACTGGCAGGGCACGCAGCAGGTCGCCGAGCGGGCGCGGCAGGACCTCGTCAGCGTCTTCATCCTGCCGCCCTCGACGCGCGAGCTGGAGCGCCGGCTGGTGACGCGGGCGCAGGATCCGCCCGAGGTCGTGGCCAAGCGCATGGCCAAGGCCGCCGACGAGATGAGCCACTGGCCGGAATACGACTACGTCATCGTCAACCGCGAGATCACGCGCAGCCTCGAGCAGCTCAAGGGCATCCTCGCCACCGAGCGCCTCAAGCGCCACCGCCAGATCGGCCTCTCCGATTTCGTGAAGGCCCTGCGCGAGGGGCGTTGA
- a CDS encoding AI-2E family transporter: protein MDAGKQLRFWLIGALCLGGALWLLRDMLLPFVAGMAIAYFLDPLTDRVERLVKSRTVATTLIVAVATLALLGVVIAVAPLVVEQIGALAQKLPQYAARLYNRLVPLLETLQERFGVDLGGNLKELEGAAASRAGAALALVGRVLTSVLTQGAQVFNLLALLFLTPVIAFYLMRDWPKLLANVDSYLPRRQAATIRDLARQSNAAVAGYVRGQATVCLSLAVYYGAGLAVVGLDFGLAIGLIIGLISFIPFVGSFTGGVLAIGMALAQFPPDWFGVGKVVAVFAVGQFLEGNVLAPKLVGDRIGIHPVWLMFALLAGGTLFGFVGLLVSVPVAAVVGVLVRYSLARYRASAYFQDASIDDDDTDAAKRD from the coding sequence ATGGACGCGGGCAAGCAGTTGCGGTTCTGGCTGATCGGCGCGCTCTGCCTTGGCGGCGCGCTGTGGCTGCTGCGCGACATGCTGCTGCCGTTCGTGGCCGGCATGGCGATCGCCTACTTCCTCGACCCGCTGACCGACCGCGTCGAGCGGCTGGTGAAGTCGCGCACCGTGGCGACGACGCTGATCGTGGCGGTCGCGACGCTGGCGCTGCTCGGGGTCGTGATCGCGGTGGCGCCCCTGGTGGTCGAGCAGATCGGCGCGCTGGCCCAGAAGCTGCCGCAGTACGCGGCCCGCCTCTACAACCGGCTCGTGCCGCTGCTGGAGACGCTGCAGGAGCGCTTCGGCGTCGACCTCGGCGGCAACCTCAAGGAATTGGAGGGCGCGGCCGCGTCGCGCGCCGGCGCCGCCCTGGCGCTGGTCGGGCGGGTGCTGACGTCCGTCCTCACCCAGGGCGCCCAGGTGTTCAACCTTCTGGCGCTGCTGTTCCTGACGCCGGTCATCGCGTTCTACCTGATGCGCGACTGGCCGAAGCTGCTCGCCAATGTCGATTCCTACCTGCCGCGGCGGCAGGCCGCCACGATCCGCGACCTGGCGCGGCAGTCCAACGCCGCCGTCGCCGGCTACGTCCGCGGCCAGGCCACGGTCTGCCTGTCGCTCGCGGTGTACTACGGCGCCGGTCTGGCGGTGGTCGGGCTCGATTTCGGCCTCGCGATCGGCCTGATCATCGGGCTGATCTCGTTCATCCCCTTCGTCGGCAGCTTCACCGGCGGCGTGCTGGCGATCGGCATGGCGCTGGCGCAGTTCCCCCCGGACTGGTTCGGGGTCGGCAAGGTGGTGGCCGTGTTCGCGGTCGGCCAGTTCCTCGAGGGCAACGTGCTGGCCCCCAAGCTGGTGGGCGACCGCATCGGCATCCATCCGGTATGGCTGATGTTCGCGCTGCTGGCCGGCGGCACGCTGTTCGGCTTCGTCGGCCTGCTGGTCTCCGTGCCGGTGGCGGCCGTGGTCGGCGTGCTCGTGCGCTACTCGCTGGCCCGCTACCGCGCCAGCGCCTACTTCCAGGACGCCTCCATCGACGACGACGACACTGACGCCGCGAAGCGCGACTGA
- the pyrC gene encoding dihydroorotase — translation MANGTGAPVAYLNARLIDPVAGTDGPGSLLVGGDGRIADYGANLFSSGAPYGIASVDCGGMCLAPGIVDLRVHTGEPGGEHKETLETAAQAAAAGGVTSMCVLPDTEPPFDDASLIEFVHRRGRQVKLTKIYAYGALTLGLGGKQLAEIGLLQEAGAVAFTDSDRPIANAQTMRRALYYARTFDALVVHLPQEPALSGGDMNSGELATRLGLGGNHPLAEAIMLERDMRLVEMTGARYHASKISTAEGVDIMRRAKARGLRVSCDTAPHYFALNETAVGEYRTFAKVVPPLRAERDRVAVVAGLKDGTIDCIVSDHRPQDVESKRVPFALALPGVVGLETLLPVSLDLHHNGHMTLPEIWRRLASAPASLFKLPGGRFEKGAPADLVLFDPDAAWVVDPEKFQSKTGNTAFDKRPTQGRVLMTVVDGRPIHRDPDRAPVVPA, via the coding sequence ATGGCCAACGGCACCGGCGCGCCCGTCGCCTACCTCAACGCGCGACTGATCGATCCCGTCGCCGGCACCGACGGACCCGGCAGCCTGCTGGTCGGCGGCGACGGCCGCATCGCCGACTACGGCGCGAACCTCTTCTCCAGCGGCGCGCCCTACGGCATCGCCAGCGTCGATTGCGGAGGCATGTGCCTGGCGCCGGGGATCGTCGACCTGCGCGTGCACACCGGCGAGCCCGGCGGCGAGCACAAGGAGACGCTCGAGACCGCGGCGCAGGCGGCGGCGGCCGGCGGCGTCACCTCGATGTGCGTGCTGCCCGACACCGAGCCGCCGTTCGACGACGCCTCGCTGATCGAGTTCGTGCACCGCCGCGGCCGCCAGGTGAAGCTGACCAAGATCTACGCCTACGGCGCGCTGACGCTGGGCCTCGGCGGCAAGCAGCTCGCCGAGATCGGACTGCTGCAGGAGGCCGGCGCGGTGGCGTTCACCGATTCGGACCGCCCCATCGCCAACGCCCAGACGATGCGCCGCGCGCTCTACTACGCGCGCACCTTCGACGCGCTGGTGGTGCATCTGCCGCAGGAGCCGGCGCTGTCCGGCGGCGACATGAACAGCGGCGAGCTGGCGACCCGGCTCGGGCTCGGCGGCAACCATCCGCTGGCCGAGGCGATCATGCTGGAGCGCGACATGCGGCTGGTCGAGATGACCGGCGCGCGCTACCACGCCAGCAAGATCTCGACCGCCGAGGGCGTCGACATCATGCGCCGCGCCAAGGCCCGCGGCCTGCGCGTGAGCTGCGACACCGCCCCGCACTATTTCGCGCTCAACGAGACGGCGGTCGGCGAGTACCGCACCTTCGCCAAGGTGGTGCCGCCGTTGCGCGCCGAGCGCGACCGCGTCGCCGTCGTCGCCGGGCTGAAGGACGGCACCATCGACTGCATCGTGTCGGACCACCGCCCGCAGGACGTCGAGAGCAAGCGCGTGCCCTTCGCGCTGGCGCTGCCCGGCGTGGTCGGGCTGGAGACGCTGCTGCCGGTGTCGCTCGACCTCCACCACAACGGCCACATGACGCTGCCGGAGATCTGGCGGCGTCTGGCGAGCGCGCCGGCGTCGCTGTTCAAGTTGCCAGGCGGGCGGTTCGAGAAGGGCGCGCCGGCCGATCTGGTGCTGTTCGATCCCGACGCGGCGTGGGTGGTCGATCCCGAGAAATTCCAGAGCAAGACCGGCAACACCGCCTTCGACAAACGCCCGACCCAGGGTCGCGTGCTGATGACGGTGGTCGACGGCCGCCCGATCCACCGCGACCCCGACCGCGCGCCCGTCGTGCCGGCGTAG